ATACCAGCGTTCAACATCCCCATGGCAAAGACTGTCGGGATACCTGCCGACTCGACAAAGGTCTGGTCATAATGCAGTGGCGTAAAATCGCCTGAGGCGCCAGCATACTTGACGAAGTCACCACGGGTGAGGTTCTCGACGGTGAACGGCGGAAGCTCATCGCCTTCTTTTACATCTTCAAAGTAAAGTTTCGTCCGTGCCACAATGTTTCTCCTTAAAGCAAATTCTCGTTGGATTTGCCTGAGTCGTATCTCTCGCTTGCTTCACGCTCGACATTCCCTCTCCCTGGCAGGGAGAGGGCTAAGGTGAGGGTCGTAAGCGAGGATTGAGAGTGAGCGCAACGGTAAATTGCTCTAGCTCGCAACCGCTTGCCCAGTCTCGATCACCGTAAAGTGTACCACCGCGACCTTTTCACCTTTTTGATTAGTGAAGTCAGTATCCATCACCACGAAAGTCATCGTCCCACCACGTCCGCCGGTTTTCTCAAAGATATTGGCGACTTTCGTCACTGCCGTGAGGGTGTCACCGACATAAATCGGTTTGAAGTACTCGAACTCCTGCTCGCCATGGAGAATCCGCCGAGTGTCTAGTTGCACACGCGGCTGTCCATC
This Deltaproteobacteria bacterium DNA region includes the following protein-coding sequences:
- a CDS encoding MaoC family dehydratase is translated as MLTTSGGNMADKNDIGRVGKPVVMKIEAGKVREFAKAIKDRNPIYLDEAVAKQEVGGIMPPPTFLMTLALWDDGDGQPRVQLDTRRILHGEQEFEYFKPIYVGDTLTAVTKVANIFEKTGGRGGTMTFVVMDTDFTNQKGEKVAVVHFTVIETGQAVAS